From the bacterium genome, the window TACAAGCCTCCTCAATATTTTTTGAAAGCTGTGACCATAAAAAAGTTTTGTCATTTGTGGGAGGGTGAAATGTTCTGGTTTTTTGTATCGATGAATACGAGTCCTTCACCTCACTATTTATTTCATTTATCATTACCCCATGAAGCTCTTGCCAAATAACCTCATACGGAGCTGATAGTATTAATCTAACCCATTCAATACTTTTATCGTAGAAGTCTCTGGCTGTTCTTATATCCTTCATTATTAGGAGCTCGGCGGTTTTTGGACCGATGCCCCAGATTTTTCCTATTGGAACTTTCACTAGAAAATCTGGGGCAGAATCTGGCTCCATCACCGTTAAACCATTTGGCTTAACCCAATTGGAAGCAACCTTTGCAAGAACTTTTGTTGGAGCGAGCCCAATAGAAACTGACAAATCAAGCTCCTCATTTACTTCCTTTTTAATTTTCTCAGCAATTTCTTTATACGTCATGCCAAGTGGTTTATCTAAGCCAGTTAAATCGCCAAAGCATTCATCAATACTATACTCTTCTACGTCGTCGACATACCTGCGAACAATATCAAACATCATTGTTGAATATTTAACATAGGACTTATAGTCCCCCGGCAAAATATGAACACTCGGATACTCTCTTTGTACTTTAAAAATTGGCATCCCTCGTTTTATTCCGAGTGCCTTTGCCTCATATGAAAGTGCGGATACAATTCCCCTTTCCTCACCAGTAACAACGGGGAGACCTCTAAGCTTTGGATTCTTTGCAATCTCCACCCCCACAAAAAAAGCATCTCCATCTATATGAAGGATTACTTTGTGTTTTTTATTATCGATTTTTGCTACTTCCACCTATTGTTTATTTTCTATAGCTGCTGTGATTTGAATATTTAATTCCAGAAGATCATCATATACAGCACTAAATTCTGGGGATGAACTTTCTCCTTCTTTCGGCATTTCATTATTAATCATATCCCAAGTATCATATGCCACTTCATTGGCATCCTTCATTAATCCTGATTCAAAATATATTTTTATTAAATTTATATTAAATTCAATTCTTGAATACCTATTGGTGGATTTATCAGATAGCTCTTGTTGCTCTGTCATCCACAAAGACATGGTATCTTTTGATTCTTTTGCCTCAGCACCGTGTAATTT encodes:
- a CDS encoding DNA polymerase IV, translating into MEVAKIDNKKHKVILHIDGDAFFVGVEIAKNPKLRGLPVVTGEERGIVSALSYEAKALGIKRGMPIFKVQREYPSVHILPGDYKSYVKYSTMMFDIVRRYVDDVEEYSIDECFGDLTGLDKPLGMTYKEIAEKIKKEVNEELDLSVSIGLAPTKVLAKVASNWVKPNGLTVMEPDSAPDFLVKVPIGKIWGIGPKTAELLIMKDIRTARDFYDKSIEWVRLILSAPYEVIWQELHGVMINEINSEVKDSYSSIQKTRTFHPPTNDKTFLWSQLSKNIEEACRKARHYKLVPKKISLFLKTQEFEFATGSVHLPVPSNSPEILLPLMYAEFERMHTRGVMYRTTGVTLQDLTQNFVPQADLFGGTNKADKFDLIHKQLDSLEDKLGKRVVYLASTHNALENKAGGTDSEDLDRDLLFL